From a region of the Tursiops truncatus isolate mTurTru1 chromosome 13, mTurTru1.mat.Y, whole genome shotgun sequence genome:
- the ZNF268 gene encoding zinc finger protein 268 isoform X3 — translation MDVFVDFTWEEWQLLDPAQKHLYRSVMLENYSNLVSLGYQHTKPNIIFQLEQEELWMMQIPSEGHMDEVWEIDGHMEWHKENQGKLRSMSKGYQCTTFGKLCLLSTDYVSSRQKLHKCVTNGKSLKYSTDFGNNFSRKNPNGFHAHRESSFHSKHEQAVIGIKYCESNKSGKTANRKSQLICQQIRMGGKPFECSYCGKAFSSKSYLVVHQRTHAKEKPYKCNGCGKDFSSKSYLIVHQRTHTGEKLHECSVCQKTFSFNSQLVIHQRIHTRENPYECCECGKVFNRKDQLVSHQRTHSGQKPYGCHDCGKAFGLKSQLIIHQRIHTGEKPYECRDCQKAFNTKSNLMVHQRTHTGEKPYGCSECGKAFTFKSQLIVHQGAHTGVKPYACNQCGKAFSLKSQLIVHQRSHTGVKPYGCIECGKAFRSKSYLIIHMRTHTGEKPHECSECGKSFSFNSQLIVHQRIHTGENPYECSECGKAFSRKYQLISHQRTHAGEKPYECSDCGKTFGLKSQLVIHQRTHTGEKPFECSECQKAFNTKSNLIVHQRTHTGEKPYGCSECGKSFTFKSQLIVHQGAHTGVKPYGCNQCGKAFSLKSQLIVHQRSHTGLKPYGCIECGKAFRSKSYLIIHMRTHTGEKPHECSECGKSFSFNSQLIVHQRIHTGENPYECSECGKAFNRKDQLISHQRTHAGEKPYGCSECGKAFSSKSYLIIHMRTHSGEKPYECHKCGKAFIWKSLLIVHERTHTGENPYKCSQCEKSFSGKLRLIVHQRMHTREKPYECNECEKAFIRKSQLIVHQRTHSGEKPYGCSECGKTFSQKSILSAHQRTHTGEKPCKCSECGKAFCWKSQLIMHQRTHTDEKHTGEVNVRNFLSKFKSQEFPENLYRRETL, via the coding sequence ACGAAGTCTGGGAAATTGATGGTCATATGGAATGGCATAAGGAAAATCAAGGCAAGCTAAGAAGTATGTCAAAAGGCTATCAGTGTACTACATTTGGAAAACTATGTCTTCTTAGTACAGATTATGTTTCTTCGAGACAAAAACTTCATAAATGTGTCACAAATGGAAAGAGTTTGAAATATAGTACAGATTTCGGTAATAATTTTTCCAGAAAGAATCCTAATGGGTTTCATGCACATAGGGAATCGTCCTTCCATTCTAAACATGAGCAAGCTGTTATTGGGATAAAATACTGTGAAAGTAATAAATCTGGAAAAACTGCCAACAGAAAGTCACAGCTCATATGCCAGCAAATACGTATGGGAGGAAAGCCCTTTGAATGCAGTTActgtgggaaggccttcagtAGCAAGTCATACCTTGTGGTGCATCAGCGAACTCATGCAAAAGAAAAACCCTACAAATGTAATGGATGTGGGAAAGACTTCAGCAGCAAGTCCTACCTCATTGTTCATCAGAgaactcacacaggagagaagctACATGAATGCAGTGTTTGTCAGAAAACTTTCAGTTTCAATTCACAACTTGTtatacatcagagaattcacacgcGGGAGAATCCCTATGAATGCTGTGAATGTGGGAAAGTCTTCAATAGGAAAGACCAGCTTGTTTCACACCAGAGAACTCATTCAGGACAGAAACCCTATGGGTGTCATGACTGTGGGAAAGCTTTTGGCTTGAAATCACAACTCATTATACATCAAAGAATTCACacaggggagaaaccctatgaatgccGTGATTGTCAGAAAGCTTTTAATACAAAGTCTAACCTCATGGTACATCAGAGAACCCACACGGGGGAGAAACCCTATGGTtgtagtgaatgtgggaaagcctttactTTCAAGTCACAGCTCATTGTACATCAGGGAGCACACACTGGGGTGAAACCCTATGCATGTAATCAGTGTGGAAAAGCGTTCAGTTTGAAGTCACAACTCATTGTACATCAGAGAAGTCACACAGGAGTGAAACCCTATGGATGCAttgaatgtgggaaagcttttAGGAGCAAGTCCTACCTCATCATACATATGAGgactcacacaggagagaaaccacaTGAGTGCAGTGAATGCGGGAAATCCTTCAGTTTCAATTCACAACTTATtgtacatcagagaattcacacggGGGAGAATCCGTatgaatgcagtgaatgtggaaaagccttcagtCGGAAATACCAGCTCATTTCACACCAGAGAACTCATGCAGGGGAGAAGCCCTATGAATGCAGTGACTGTGGGAAAACTTTTGGTTTGAAGTCACAGCTCGTGAtacatcagagaactcatacaggagagaaaccctttgAATGCAGTGAATGTCAGAAAGCCTTTAACACAAAGTCGAATCTTATTGTTCATCAGAGAacccacacaggagagaaaccctatggttgtagtgaatgtgggaaatcctttaCTTTCAAGTCACAGCTTATTGTACATCAGGGAGCACACACTGGGGTGAAACCCTATGGGTGTAATCagtgtggaaaagccttcagtTTGAAGTCACAGCTCATTGTACATCAGAGAAGTCACACAGGGTTGAAACCCTATGGATGCAttgaatgtgggaaagcttttAGGAGCAAGTCCTACCTCATCATACATATGAGgactcacacaggagagaaaccacaTGAGTGCAGTGAATGCGGGAAATCCTTCAGTTTCAATTCACAACTTATtgtacatcagagaattcacacggGGGAGAATCCGTatgaatgcagtgaatgtgggaaagcctttaatAGAAAAGATCAGCTCATCTCACATCAGCGAACTCATGCTGGGGAAAAACCTTATGGGTGCAGtgagtgtgggaaagcctttagtaGCAAGTCATACCTCATTATACACATGAGAACTCATTCTGGAGAGAAACCATACGAATGCCACAAATGCGGGAAAGCCTTCATTTGGAAGTCGCTACTCATTGTACACGAGCGCACTCATACAGGGGAAAACCCTTATAAATGCAGTCAATGTGAGAAGTCCTTCAGTGGAAAATTACGGCTCATTGTACATCAGAGAATGCACACAAgagagaagccctatgaatgCAACGAATGTGAAAAAGCCTTCATTAGGAAGTCTCAGCTCATTGTACATCAGAGGACTCATTCAGGGGAGAAACCCTATGGatgcagtgaatgtggaaaaACCTTCTCTCAGAAATCAATTCTCAGTGCACATCAGAGGACTCATACGGGAGAGAAACCCTGtaagtgcagtgaatgtgggaaggccttttgTTGGAAGTCACAGCTCATTATGCATCAGAGAACTCACACAGATGAGAAACATACTGGTGAAGTAAATGTAAGAAACTTTCTCTCAAAATTCAAGTCACAGGAATTCCCAGAAAATTTGTACAGGAGAGAAACTCTGTAA